Below is a genomic region from Castanea sativa cultivar Marrone di Chiusa Pesio chromosome 2, ASM4071231v1.
ACACCCATCAAAAAATTGTATGAACGTTGGTCTGTGGTCCTGCAGTAAATATACATGCAGTTCTAGAGCACCACTTCTTACTTTAGTATCAGTTTTTCCATCTGAGAAATATCTACATCTAGATCTGCCCATAACTGTAGcttgtgtcaaattttaaaaaaaaattgaatatctcAGGACTTGCATGTGGCTTTTTGTTGAATGGTCAGGATTTGCTTGATCACCTACTgtaataataatgatataatgATTGTGGATAGAAGCTAATGATAATCTGGTATTTCCTGCTCTCTCGATGTTTGATTTTGACTGATGCtattttctgtgtttttttttttttttgtaatctttttgtgttctttgattttTCATATCATTCACACCCAATCTTGGGCAGGTGTATGTTGAATACTTTCTGAATTTGTTTTTGACTGTTATGTTATTTATATGATTAAAATCTTTAATGTTGCCTGTGTTCTGAACTCCTTTCCCAGGGTGGGCAGAAGTCACTTGCAGACAAGTTTGAATACATCATGCACGGGAAACTTTATAAGATTTCAGATGAACCTGAAGCTAAAACTTTAGATGGAAGTTCAGGTCCTGGGGTAACAGTGTATGTACACATGATTTTCAACCACTCTTTTatgtatccttttttttaaaaaaagtttttttaatggTTAAGCAAGATATTATTGAGCACAAACAAGTTTACACAAGCAGTCACATACAACTGCAAATACCAACAGCAACTCAACGACATCCTTTATGCCCTTAAAAACTGAACAGGGAATCCCCACACTACACAGTACTTTGTTTTgtgatgtaaatttaaaatttttagatcaGCAAACCTTTGTTTTTACTTCTCATTTAGGGGGCATTTGGTTTGCTGTGATGTGCATCCCATCAAGGTCACCTTACCATAATGTGAACATTAagaattttggtttgtttactTACTCATGAGATTGACTAACCAAGAAACCACTAAAATATCCCCCCAAAACCTCTAAGAAGACCAAGccctaaaacttccaaaataaccacaataccccaaaacctttaaaatgacagGAAAAAACTCCAAAAGCTCTAAAATACCCAAAAACctctaaaacaaccaaaatacccttgaaacctctaaaatgaccaaaatacccctaaacctcaaaatctctaaaatgactaaaataccttCGAAAACTCTTAATAGGTTGAAGCACACTTTCTTTAGTCCTCAAAGCACCATTGTAGATTCTAGCATTTCTCTGAAGCCATACACGGTAAACTGATGCAGCCCAAGCCACCCTCTTGTTACTGTTAAAGAATTCACACCCAATTGCAGAATATCTTCCTAGAAATGCCTCTTCAGTTTGATCAAACATAGATCTTAAATATGATATCATAGTCTCTTTGAAAATTTACACTCAAAGAACAAGTGATCCCTACTCTCAATACATCTTCTATAGAACACACAGAGTATCACCTTATAACCCCAACTTAATAACCTGTAACGTGTACTCAACCTGTCACGAATGGCCAGCCAACAAATGAATGCATGTTTTTAGATTCTGTTAGGGTGCCAAACCAACCTCCACCAGTACACATTTGGCAAGGACCTAATAGCTCCCATGTCTATGTTGTCCGACTCCATTTTCTTGTTTAAGTATAAAGGTATGCAGTATCTGGGAATACATCTTGTTTAACTCCACATGTCCGCTGCAATTGTCATGGACTGGTTGTGAATACATCTTGTTTGACACCCACACGTGCTCATGTGGGTATTAAACAAGATGAATGGTCCAGATCTATGTATTCTCCTTGCAATATTTGCAATGAATATTTGTCCCCTACAGAgctctttttattagataatcatctcattttcataaaaaaaaaattagataatcATCTAATCAAAATAACATTTCCATATGATTGGGGGGGTGGGCCGTTCTAATCATCTaattttggatttcatatttgGTTTCAGGGATATATATGTTTCATTTGGTGGGCTCCAGTTGATGCTGAAAGGTGATCCTTCCCATTGTGGTGGGTTTGAGCTTGATCAGAAATTGTTTCTCCTTATGAGGAAGTTGACATGAGAAAACTGACATCCTATACTATCAACAAATGTCTATTTAACTTTTTTGATTGTAAAACCACCTCCAAACTAGGTCATGTTAATTGCTGCAATATGACTCATAATAGTCAACACCAAATTTATGGTGAGAGTTTTGTTTTACCTGTCTCCTGTGTGAAATGGGTTCTCCATGCAAAGTTTGAAGACATGATTAGTGAAGTGTTGTCTCGATAGCGAGGGGGTGGAGCTAGAATTTTTGGTCTGTATTCTGCAGAGAACGAGTGGAAATGGGAATTAACCTGAGATTGGAAGGTCCATATATGTATGGAAAATTATTTCTCACTCTCAATGTCAACACTACACGCACACACACCGCTCACAAAGTGTAGACATCAAGTGTCCATATCTTCCACCTGATGTCTACATTTTGTGAATGGCGTGTACACAGGATGTGAGATCATCATGGTCCTATAAGTATAGTGCTTAAAGCAATCATCACAAGTTCATCCTAGTAattgcaaaggaaaaaaaaagttcttgatTATATCATTCTTTGGTTAGTTTTTTCCATCAATGCATACCGAGAAACATATGTGACATATTTTTGAGCAATGACCATGCAATAGAAGtgattgtataaaaaaaagggggggatgAAAAGCTTTTCTTGATTAAAATGcgttcaaaaaataaatcattggATTCTATTCCTTGGAAGAATTAATTAAGGTTTGAATTAATTAAGCcggaaaaaagaaatttattgccTTCGTGAAAGATGATTTTACatttgagaaatgttatgtttgtaacatttatataataaatttacaaATCTAAAATGGCAGGATGTGAAAGTGAGGTTTTACCCAATTTGGTTTAGAAGACTTTCATGTGGAGTCAAAAAAAGCTGAAGTAGTTgcattcaaataaaaaatgaaattattattgtaaaatttgacCCTCCTTATTTCGtttttggaatttgattttttaatatagtaCAACTTTCATGATGCAAAAATCTAATTTGTTCTAGTAGTCATGAAACTTCGAAAATGTTGGTCACAATGATTACCAatatattacatatttacaATGGATATCTAATAAAGAAATCACAATTGAAGCTTAGTTCTAATGTACGTGTCTCCTCGTAGTGAAATAGTACAACAATAGCAAGTTTTAATTTtcatcccaaaaaagaaaaaacaagctTTAATATCTCAAATTTTTAGTTGACTATGGAATATTGGGTTgaccactttttatttttatttttaatgtcaaaCAAGGGTGTCTAGATCTCTTTTAAGTATTTAATTATTCTTTAGGATATACACAACTCCCCCATTTCACATATCCCTTAAGTTATTGACAAGTGACGAAAGATTTTGAACTCAAGTTCTCTGGAGGAATTTGCAGGCTAACGCAGTAGGGAGaaagaatataataagttaaCGAAGGTTTGAAAGGTATTTGGAAAGTAGCGTCTCgggttttaaaaactcgagatcAATGACAAAAATCGAGCATctcaaactcgagttctactGCTGGTGTGGAAGAATTTAgccacgtggaactcgagtttgagagactcgagttccatggaAGCAAATTTCCAGATGCAGAAGGAGAAAAGGCGGAGAAGACAAGGAAAAGAAGACCCgaatcaaaaagaagaagacgacAACCTGGAGAAAACTGGATCTGACTGGAGAAAACTGGATCTAAAGAAGATGGAGACGACGACGACCTGCACGAAGAAAGGAACGATCTGAGTCTGACCTGCACGACGACAAAGAATAGAGACGAAGAACAGATCTGAGTGGGCGATTGGACGATCTGAGTCTGATCTGCATGACGACGAAGAACAGGGACGAAGAACAGAGGAAGAACAGTAGGCGATTCTCTGAGTTTGAGGTGCAGGAAGTCCGACCGAGAAGAAGAAgtgaaactcgagtcttagagactcgagttccatgtggaTTTCTACGTGTATTTTCTTCCACATCAGGTTCTACCGCTTACAAATCGAGActtaaaaactcgagatgctagtttacaatattgttttgaaacgtgacaactaactaaattttttgatatttaatggtatttggaaagaaaattccAAGTTCTCCCGAATAtcattctaattattttttgagagatgttacattcacaatatttttataataaatcacaggtggttagttattattggttcaaatttgaacctaacattaagattacttttttatttcaacaataataaccagtaacaatttgctacttaaaatttattgtaaaaatgttgtatatatatatatatatatatatatatatatatatatattttttttttgggctttaatTCCACCGAAAAAGGGGTAACCTATATAAACCAAGCGAATATAAGCCAAGGAAGCATACGCCACCGCCACAGCCACCGTTGTCAACTCTGAAAGCAGGGTTATTCTCAGTAGTCGAGCTTCGCtcatttcctctttttcttctttgcaaAAACATAAACATGGGCCGCAACAACAAGACCAGCCGGAACAAAAACCACCACTCCCACAGGGGCCAATCTAGCCGAACCCATCAACTTCAACGGTTATTCCCTTTCATTcccacactctctctctctctctctctctctctctctttttggttttatttttagcTTTGAGTTTCCTATTTCTCACTTTGGCCCATTCTTTTTCAGGGAGGACGAGTCTCTGCCATCTGATCAAGGTTCCAATTTaataatttggttttttatttttattttgttttatcttaggtttcaaaatttgagtttgaaagGTGTTTGATATATTGCCGCTGTGACTGTCATTGATATTGGGACTCTGATAACTTTTCTACTATTGCAGTACCTGAAGAGGAGCCAGCAGGTCCAACAATCCAACTTGCTATGTGGGTATGCATAATTTCTTTTCACTaccataaattttcttttattttgatttgttcTGTGCTATTCATACTATTCATTGTAAACTGAGCTGCATTTTGTGTTTGGGCTTTTTCTCTACTATGAGAGCATTGTGCATTGGGTACGAATTTTACCACATGCAGCCAGTCAGTTTTAAGCATGTGACCTCACCCTCCATTCATTCTTATGGGAGAACAAAGTTTTGTTTGAGCTAAAAACTCATTGGCTCATATAACAAATGTCATTTTTGAGTAATTATATTGTGGTTATAATTGTTATTAGATCAATTTGTATTTGACTGAATTCTGGGGTGGGTGAAATCTGAGTACCATCTTGTGAGCTACACCCAGTGGGGGATTGGCATCAATTTGCCGGATGGCTCCTTTGTTTGTCTGTGTTGTTACACTCGCCTTTCCTCTTGGTCCACTGCTATGCCTATGTATTTTGCTTGgatttttagtgtttttaatgaagtttcaaagataatctccccttcccccccccccccccccccttggctccctctctctgtctctcaaaCCCCCTTTCCCTCTAATTCgtttctatgaaaaaaaaaattatttgaaatttataatggGGAAGATCGGTGATGTTTTTAAGATCTGAAACTCTGTCACATTTGAATTGCATGGAGTTTTGCGACAATGAGGTTAAGTGGTGTTGTGTTTTTGGTTCAGGATTTTGGGCAATGCGATGCAAAAAGGTGCACGGGACGGAAGCTTTCAAGATTCGGCTTGTTAAAAGAAAGTCTCTGGTTCACATTTTGTCACTATTCATGTTTTGCTCATGCAAATTTTCATCTGTCTTATGTTAACTGGAATGTAATTATTCCTTACTGTTGATTCTATCTAGGCATGACGGTTGGGTTTTGGTCTCTAACAtcatttttaagtattttactttttcatttattttattgtgtttggtAGAAAATGAGAATATCATGAGTTGAAATTTATTCTTGATTAAGTTCTATTGGCCAATTAAACTTAGACTCCTAACTCCTAAGAGGTATAGCAAAGTAAGTCTGAATCTTAAACTAATTACCTAAAAGCAATGTTGTTTAATACAATTGATTCATGCTTACTTGAGATTTGGAAACCAAACTTTTGTTCAAGCTGAGATTCCTTTGCTTCAGCTAATTATTTACTTTATATAGTATATTTATTAACATCCAATTCTGTCATGACATAGAGACACTATCACACGTCTGTAATcctgacatttaaaaaaattcttgcaGGAGTTGCGTGTGAATAATGGATTTGGGGGAATTGTTTTAAGGTACTTATGGATTACTTTGCTTTTCCTTAATTTCTCTGTGGTGTTACTTATCGAAAAATTTGTCtggttttaaattattttattgaatgaaTCCAAATTTTATCTTTGTGATGTTAATATGGAGATCTGTGATGTCATCAATGAGTTTTAGCTCAAATGCTACTTCTTAATACTGCCCCCCTTTTCCCAAGGAGCTCAAAAGAATAAAATCCTCAATGATCAGAAGTGTctatttggtttgatttttgggACAGGAAAGGTGGGCAAGTTAATGGGGCTGTAAATGTTTGGTTGTGTGCCAACTGCCAAGCGTAAGGGAGAGGCttacaattaattatttgaatgtAAATCTGTAGGCAACATATTACTTGTGTTAAGTAGATGATACCTCTAAAATTacctataaaaagaaaagaaaagatgataCCTCTTAAATGAAATTGGATGTTACTGCATTCCTTATGGCTTAGGTGGCAAAGGGATGGGTGGGTGGGGTAGTTTGTAGGTTGAAATCTAATCAATATactataaattaatattttatattttcatattaaacatttaaattcctgtattcaatttttatttatttatttatttatttttgtattttgatattCAGTCCAGTTGGTACACAATGCGTCTCTAGAGAAGATCATAGCTTAATGAAGAGGAAAGGATTAGCTGTTGTGGATTGCTCATGGGCACGTTTGAGTGATGTACCTTTCGTGAAGCTGCGTTGTGCTGCTCCTCGACTCTGTATGGACTTCATTCTTTAAATAGTATACTACCTTGCTGATCATATTATTTAGACACTAATCTAATCAGGGATATTCATAGTATCTTATTTAAAATAGAGGTGTACATCCTTGCCGTTAAATATGTATATTTGTTAAATTCCTGTATCGACTTAATTTGTTAAATGGTACATCCTTGAGGATGGAAGTTGTGGTTCAGTATAGTCTACAAAATACATTGAGGTTTGGCCCAATACATCACTGACCCCTAGAAAGTAGCAGTCACCAAACAACAGCCCAAGGTAATTCCTTCCCTCAATTGATCAAATTCTTCCAACAA
It encodes:
- the LOC142623312 gene encoding uncharacterized protein LOC142623312 is translated as MGRNNKTSRNKNHHSHRGQSSRTHQLQREDESLPSDQVPEEEPAGPTIQLAMWDFGQCDAKRCTGRKLSRFGLLKELRVNNGFGGIVLSPVGTQCVSREDHSLMKRKGLAVVDCSWARLSDVPFVKLRCAAPRLLPWLVAANPVNYGRPCQLSCVEALSAALIICGEEETANLLLGKFKWGHAFLSLNRELLKAYSECENSADIISIQNSWLSQESQVPKVLPEVEGTDMASHNEDENSCDSEDGLPPLERNMNHMNLQESDEESE
- the LOC142623361 gene encoding DNA-directed RNA polymerases II, IV and V subunit 8B-like; this translates as MGELIFDDIFKVQRVNPDGKKYDKVTRIEARSEKCDMFMQLDVNTEIYPIDKEERYLVALSTTLSLEGGQKSLADKFEYIMHGKLYKISDEPEAKTLDGSSGPGVTVDIYVSFGGLQLMLKGDPSHCGGFELDQKLFLLMRKLT